The Pseudomonas baetica genome includes a region encoding these proteins:
- a CDS encoding aldehyde dehydrogenase (NADP(+)), giving the protein MTQILGHNYIGGQRSAAGNVKLQSVDASTGEQLPHDFIQATEQEVDAAAKAAAAAYPAYRSLSAERRAQFLDAIADELDALGDDFVAVVCRETALPAGRIQGERGRTSGQMRLFAKVLRRGDFYGARIDLPLPDRQPLPRPDLRQYRIGLGPVAVFGASNFPLAFSTAGGDTASALAAGCPVVFKAHSGHMATAERVADALIRAAEKTNMPAGVFNMVYGGGVGEWLVKHPAIQAVGFTGSLKGGRALCDMAAARPQPIPVFAEMSSINPVIVLPQALAARSETVARDLTASVVQGCGQFCTNPGLVIGIRSPQFTAFVQQVAGLIGDQPAQTMLNAGTLGSYGKGLQKLLAHSGIEHLAGNPQQGNQAQPQLFKADVSLLINGDEVLQEEVFGPTTVIVEVADQTQLSAALQGLHGQLTATIIGEPADFEQFVELTPLLEQKVGRILLNGYPTGVEVCDSMVHGGPYPATSDARGTSVGTLAIDRFLRPVCFQNYPDSLLPEPLKNANPLRIQRLVDGKPSRDAL; this is encoded by the coding sequence ATGACTCAGATTCTCGGTCACAACTACATCGGCGGTCAGCGCAGCGCTGCTGGCAACGTCAAATTGCAAAGCGTAGACGCCAGCACCGGCGAACAATTGCCCCACGATTTTATTCAGGCGACTGAGCAGGAAGTCGACGCCGCCGCCAAAGCCGCCGCTGCCGCTTACCCGGCTTATCGCAGCCTCAGCGCTGAACGTCGCGCGCAGTTCCTCGATGCGATTGCCGATGAACTCGACGCGCTCGGTGATGATTTCGTCGCTGTGGTCTGCCGCGAAACCGCATTGCCGGCCGGGCGTATCCAGGGCGAGCGCGGTCGCACCAGCGGCCAGATGCGCCTGTTCGCCAAGGTGCTGCGCCGTGGCGATTTCTACGGGGCGCGGATCGACCTGCCGTTGCCGGATCGCCAGCCATTGCCGCGTCCGGATCTGCGTCAGTACCGCATTGGTCTCGGACCGGTGGCCGTGTTCGGCGCGAGTAACTTTCCGCTGGCGTTCTCCACGGCCGGCGGCGACACCGCTTCGGCGCTGGCCGCCGGTTGCCCGGTGGTGTTCAAGGCCCACAGCGGCCACATGGCGACGGCTGAACGGGTCGCCGATGCGCTGATTCGCGCGGCAGAAAAAACCAACATGCCCGCCGGCGTGTTCAACATGGTCTACGGCGGTGGCGTCGGCGAGTGGCTGGTCAAGCACCCGGCGATTCAGGCAGTGGGGTTCACCGGTTCGCTGAAGGGTGGGCGTGCCCTGTGCGACATGGCCGCCGCGCGGCCGCAACCGATCCCGGTGTTCGCCGAGATGTCGAGCATCAACCCGGTGATCGTCCTGCCGCAGGCGCTGGCTGCGCGTTCGGAAACCGTGGCCCGCGACTTGACGGCATCGGTGGTGCAGGGTTGCGGTCAGTTCTGTACCAATCCGGGTCTGGTCATCGGTATCCGCTCGCCGCAATTCACGGCTTTCGTGCAGCAAGTCGCCGGGCTGATCGGCGATCAACCGGCGCAAACCATGCTCAACGCCGGCACCCTCGGCAGCTATGGCAAAGGCTTGCAGAAACTCCTGGCGCATTCCGGCATCGAGCATCTGGCCGGTAATCCCCAGCAGGGCAATCAGGCGCAGCCGCAGTTGTTCAAGGCCGATGTCAGCCTGTTGATCAATGGCGATGAAGTGCTGCAGGAAGAAGTGTTCGGCCCGACCACGGTGATCGTTGAAGTGGCCGATCAGACGCAGCTCAGCGCCGCGTTGCAGGGTTTGCACGGGCAACTCACCGCGACAATCATTGGTGAGCCGGCGGACTTCGAGCAGTTCGTGGAACTGACGCCACTGCTGGAGCAGAAAGTCGGGCGGATCCTCCTCAACGGTTACCCGACCGGCGTCGAGGTGTGTGATTCGATGGTCCACGGCGGCCCATATCCAGCCACCTCCGATGCGCGCGGTACTTCCGTCGGTACACTCGCCATCGACCGCTTCCTGCGCCCGGTGTGCTTCCAGAACTACCCGGACAGCTTGCTGCCCGAGCCGCTGAAAAACGCCAACCCGTTGCGTATTCAGCGCCTGGTGGACGGCAAGCCCTCACGCGACGCGTTGTAA
- a CDS encoding FadR/GntR family transcriptional regulator, with translation MDYRKPSDRKSMHSRIVQELGMQIVSGRFKPDDKLPAEALLCEEYAVSRPVLREATRVLVAKGLVYSRPRVGTVVKARREWHMLDPDVLHWLMQSSPQNEFFNVLTSVRSIIEPAAAALAAQHATDADIAAIGEAYQRMEAAPTPEALLQPDLDFHSRIADATHNDLLANLCNMLSVAIAEALKHSNQRPNLHELALPRHKAILTAIENRDALGARHATLVQLDDARSALSVVLGTELS, from the coding sequence ATGGATTACCGCAAACCCTCCGACCGCAAAAGCATGCACTCGCGCATCGTCCAGGAACTGGGCATGCAGATCGTCTCCGGACGCTTCAAGCCCGACGACAAACTGCCCGCCGAAGCCTTGCTGTGCGAGGAGTACGCGGTCAGCCGGCCGGTATTGCGCGAAGCCACGCGGGTGCTGGTGGCCAAGGGTCTGGTCTACTCCAGGCCTCGGGTGGGCACGGTGGTCAAGGCGCGCCGCGAATGGCACATGCTCGACCCGGACGTGCTGCACTGGCTGATGCAAAGCAGCCCGCAGAACGAGTTCTTCAACGTCCTGACGAGTGTGCGCAGCATCATCGAACCCGCCGCGGCCGCCCTCGCCGCCCAGCATGCGACCGATGCCGACATCGCCGCCATCGGCGAAGCCTACCAACGCATGGAAGCGGCGCCGACGCCGGAAGCCTTGCTGCAACCGGATCTGGATTTCCACAGCCGGATTGCCGATGCGACCCACAACGACTTGCTGGCGAACCTGTGCAACATGTTGTCGGTGGCGATTGCCGAGGCGTTGAAGCATTCGAACCAGCGGCCGAATCTGCATGAGTTGGCGTTGCCTCGGCACAAGGCGATTCTTACCGCCATCGAAAACCGTGATGCCCTTGGCGCCCGCCATGCAACGCTGGTGCAGCTGGATGATGCGCGTAGTGCGCTCAGCGTTGTGCTTGGCACAGAACTCTCCTGA
- a CDS encoding glutathione S-transferase: MNTLYSFRRCPYAMRARMALRYSGVPVNIVEVSLKAKPAEMLAISPKGTVPVLDADGRVIDESLEIMRWALAQNDPQGWLLGGDSRIAELIEANDQGFKVDLNRYKYAERYPEQPIAFYRAEGAVFLQRLEGLLKDRDYLLTDHPSLADIALLPFVRQFAHVDREWFAQTPFVRLQAWLQHFLESDLFTSIMKK; this comes from the coding sequence ATGAACACGCTGTATTCCTTCCGCCGCTGTCCTTACGCGATGAGGGCGCGGATGGCGCTGCGCTATTCGGGCGTGCCGGTGAACATCGTCGAAGTCAGCCTCAAGGCGAAACCGGCTGAAATGCTGGCGATCTCGCCCAAAGGTACGGTGCCGGTGCTGGATGCGGATGGACGGGTGATCGATGAGAGCCTGGAGATCATGCGTTGGGCGTTGGCGCAGAATGATCCGCAGGGTTGGTTGCTGGGTGGCGATTCACGGATTGCGGAGCTGATCGAGGCGAACGATCAGGGGTTTAAGGTTGATTTGAATCGGTATAAGTACGCCGAGCGGTATCCGGAGCAGCCGATAGCGTTTTATCGGGCCGAAGGCGCGGTGTTTTTGCAGCGTTTGGAAGGGTTGCTCAAGGATCGTGATTACTTGCTGACGGATCATCCGAGCCTTGCGGATATCGCCTTGCTGCCGTTCGTCCGCCAGTTTGCCCATGTCGATCGCGAGTGGTTTGCGCAGACGCCTTTTGTACGATTACAGGCTTGGTTGCAACACTTTCTAGAATCCGACCTCTTCACCTCGATCATGAAGAAGTAA
- a CDS encoding IlvD/Edd family dehydratase yields the protein MSEKKPTLRSAQWFGTADKNGFMYRSWMKNQGIADHQFHGKPIIGICNTWSELTPCNAHFRQIAEHVKRGVIEAGGFPVEFPVFSNGESNLRPTAMLTRNLASMDVEEAIRGNPIDGVVLLTGCDKTTPALLMGAASCDVPAIVVTGGPMLNGKHKGKDIGSGTVVWQLSEQVKAGTITIDDFLAAEGGMSRSAGTCNTMGTASTMACMAEALGTSLPHNAAIPAVDARRYVLAHMSGMRAVEMVREDLKLSKILTKEAFENAIRVNAAIGGSTNAVIHLKAIAGRIGVELDLDDWTRMGRGMPTIVDLQPSGRFLMEEFYYAGGLPAVLRRLGEANLIPHPTALTVNGKSIGENTKDAPIYGEDEVIRTLDNPIRADGGICVLRGNLAPLGAVLKPSAATPELMQHRGRAVVFENFDMYKARINDPELDVDKDSILVMKNCGPKGYPGMAEVGNMGLPAKLLAQGVTDMVRISDARMSGTAYGTVVLHVAPEAAAGGPLATVKEGDWIELDCATGRLHLDIPDAELAARMADLQPPQQLLVGGYRQLYIDHVLQADQGCDFDFLVGCRGAEVPRHSH from the coding sequence ATGTCTGAGAAGAAACCCACCCTGCGCTCCGCCCAATGGTTTGGCACGGCCGACAAGAACGGCTTCATGTACCGCAGCTGGATGAAGAATCAGGGCATCGCCGACCACCAGTTCCATGGCAAGCCGATCATCGGCATCTGCAACACCTGGTCGGAATTGACTCCGTGCAACGCGCACTTCCGCCAGATTGCGGAGCACGTCAAACGCGGGGTGATCGAGGCCGGTGGTTTTCCAGTGGAATTCCCGGTGTTCTCCAACGGCGAATCGAACCTGCGCCCGACTGCCATGCTTACCCGCAATCTGGCGAGCATGGACGTTGAAGAAGCGATTCGCGGCAACCCGATTGACGGCGTGGTGCTGCTGACCGGTTGCGACAAAACCACCCCGGCGCTGCTGATGGGCGCAGCCAGTTGCGACGTGCCGGCGATCGTCGTCACCGGCGGGCCGATGCTCAACGGCAAGCACAAGGGCAAGGACATCGGCTCCGGCACGGTGGTCTGGCAGCTCAGCGAACAGGTCAAGGCTGGCACCATCACCATCGACGATTTCCTCGCGGCCGAGGGCGGCATGTCGCGTTCGGCGGGCACCTGCAACACCATGGGCACCGCATCGACCATGGCTTGCATGGCCGAAGCACTGGGCACTTCCCTGCCCCATAACGCGGCGATTCCAGCGGTGGATGCGCGACGTTATGTGTTGGCGCACATGTCCGGCATGCGCGCGGTGGAGATGGTTCGCGAAGATTTGAAGCTGTCGAAGATTCTGACCAAAGAAGCCTTCGAGAACGCCATTCGCGTCAACGCGGCCATCGGCGGTTCGACCAACGCGGTGATTCACTTGAAAGCGATTGCCGGACGCATCGGTGTCGAGCTGGATCTGGATGACTGGACGCGCATGGGGCGCGGCATGCCGACCATCGTCGACCTGCAACCGTCCGGACGCTTCCTGATGGAAGAGTTCTATTACGCTGGAGGCCTGCCCGCAGTATTGCGTCGCCTCGGTGAGGCCAATCTGATTCCGCACCCGACTGCGCTGACAGTCAATGGCAAGTCCATCGGCGAGAACACCAAAGACGCACCGATTTACGGTGAGGACGAAGTGATCCGCACGCTCGACAATCCGATTCGCGCCGACGGCGGGATTTGTGTGTTGCGCGGCAATCTGGCGCCACTGGGTGCGGTGCTCAAGCCATCTGCCGCGACCCCGGAATTGATGCAGCATCGCGGGCGGGCGGTGGTGTTCGAGAACTTCGACATGTACAAGGCGCGGATCAACGACCCGGAACTCGATGTCGATAAGGATTCGATTCTGGTGATGAAAAATTGCGGGCCGAAGGGTTATCCGGGCATGGCCGAAGTCGGCAACATGGGGTTGCCGGCCAAGCTGTTGGCCCAGGGCGTGACGGATATGGTGCGTATCTCTGACGCACGGATGAGCGGCACGGCGTACGGCACGGTGGTTTTGCACGTGGCTCCAGAAGCGGCTGCGGGTGGGCCTTTGGCGACGGTGAAGGAAGGCGACTGGATCGAACTCGACTGCGCCACTGGCCGGTTGCATCTGGATATTCCGGATGCTGAGCTGGCGGCGCGCATGGCTGACCTGCAGCCGCCCCAGCAATTGTTGGTGGGTGGGTATCGTCAGCTTTACATCGACCATGTATTGCAGGCGGATCAGGGCTGTGACTTTGACTTTTTGGTCGGCTGCCGTGGGGCTGAAGTGCCGCGTCATTCCCACTGA
- a CDS encoding lactonase family protein, with product MKMRKFWPLLMAGSVGAMGLSTASAESYQLLVGSYTAGSSQGIYRMNFDSATGQIAVKPLQVVNTENPSWLTLSKDQKHLFVVNENGPGQTDPVGRVSSYAIDPKTHALSLINQVQSLGNEPTHSSLSGDASHLFVSNYSVMEDPGGTLAVLPVGADGKLKPVVQMSAHPASRVNLERQASNHVHSTVSSPDGRYVFSNDLGADKVFVYLFDPKANPDLPLTPAMTASVALPAGSGPRHLLFSADGKHAWLTMEMSAQVAVFDYHDGMLTQTQLVDLAAGQPTSDKAGAALHASADGKFLYVSNRGTANQLLVFAIDPATGQLKELQRRSVEGDHPREFSLDPSGKFLLIANQKSNEIVVVERDAKTGLLGKTVQKLPMDAPSDLKFIVRQ from the coding sequence ATGAAAATGCGTAAATTCTGGCCGCTGTTGATGGCAGGCAGCGTCGGCGCGATGGGCCTTTCCACGGCATCGGCCGAAAGCTATCAATTGCTGGTCGGCTCCTACACCGCAGGCAGCAGCCAGGGCATCTATCGAATGAACTTCGACAGTGCCACCGGCCAGATTGCCGTCAAACCGCTGCAAGTCGTCAACACTGAAAACCCGTCGTGGCTGACCCTGTCCAAAGACCAGAAACACCTGTTCGTGGTCAACGAAAACGGCCCGGGCCAGACTGACCCGGTTGGCCGCGTCAGCAGCTATGCCATTGATCCCAAGACCCACGCCCTGAGCCTGATCAATCAGGTACAGAGCCTGGGCAACGAGCCGACTCACTCGAGCCTGAGCGGTGATGCCAGCCACTTGTTCGTCAGCAACTATTCGGTGATGGAAGATCCGGGTGGCACCCTTGCGGTGTTGCCGGTCGGTGCCGATGGCAAGCTCAAACCGGTGGTGCAAATGAGCGCGCACCCGGCGAGCCGGGTCAATCTCGAGCGTCAGGCCTCCAACCACGTGCACTCGACGGTGTCTTCGCCGGACGGCCGTTACGTGTTCTCCAACGATTTGGGTGCGGACAAAGTCTTTGTCTACCTGTTCGACCCGAAGGCCAACCCGGACCTGCCACTGACCCCGGCGATGACTGCCTCTGTGGCATTACCGGCCGGCAGTGGCCCGCGTCATCTGTTGTTCAGCGCTGACGGCAAACACGCCTGGCTGACCATGGAAATGAGCGCGCAAGTCGCGGTGTTCGATTACCACGACGGCATGCTGACCCAGACGCAACTGGTCGATCTCGCTGCTGGCCAGCCCACGTCTGACAAGGCCGGCGCTGCGTTGCACGCGTCCGCCGACGGCAAATTCCTCTATGTCAGCAACCGTGGCACCGCCAATCAGCTGCTGGTGTTCGCGATCGATCCGGCCACCGGTCAGCTCAAAGAGCTACAGCGACGTTCGGTTGAGGGTGATCACCCTCGCGAGTTCAGCCTCGATCCGAGTGGCAAATTCCTGCTGATTGCCAACCAGAAGAGCAACGAAATTGTCGTCGTCGAGCGCGACGCCAAGACCGGTCTGCTGGGTAAAACCGTGCAAAAACTGCCGATGGACGCACCGAGCGACCTCAAGTTCATCGTGCGACAATAA
- a CDS encoding DUF5629 family protein, which yields MTAQTLLNALEHCGMVEIDGLHAFEFALDEDDNLHIECIDGRAAKHWEFTPAQVAAATFDDSLQSWLIVGYFNETKAIGEHRLVCHGDVVSSSDDEDDNNENA from the coding sequence ATGACTGCCCAAACCCTTCTCAACGCCCTCGAACACTGCGGTATGGTCGAAATCGACGGCCTGCACGCCTTCGAATTCGCCCTCGATGAAGACGACAATCTGCACATCGAATGCATTGATGGCCGAGCGGCCAAGCATTGGGAATTCACGCCGGCGCAGGTTGCAGCAGCAACGTTTGATGACTCCCTGCAGAGCTGGCTGATCGTCGGCTATTTCAATGAAACCAAAGCGATCGGCGAACACCGCCTGGTTTGTCATGGCGACGTAGTCAGCAGCAGCGACGACGAGGATGACAATAATGAAAATGCGTAA
- the araD1 gene encoding AraD1 family protein has translation MHLVQFELSNGERRVGVVEDGVIREVQDARTTRDLALAAIEAGGTLEQQVQTLGLGISHDYAQLLKDLRILPPLDHPDPAHLLVSGTGLTHLGSASARDKMHQQAGDEAAMTDTMRIFKWGVEGGKPAAGQAGVQPEWFYKGDGSIVVRPGQAFPLPPFAEDAGEEPEMAGLYVIGHDGKPYRIGFAVGNEFSDHVMERKNYLYLAHSKLRSCSYGPELRVGELPQHLAGTSRILRNGEVLWQNEFLSGEANMCHSLANLEYHHFKYSQFLRPGDVHIHFFGTATLSFADGIRTQPGDVFEISQAEFGAPLVNGIVPVEAVFQPGSIGTL, from the coding sequence ATGCATCTGGTGCAATTCGAATTAAGCAATGGCGAACGCCGCGTTGGCGTGGTCGAGGACGGTGTGATTCGCGAAGTACAAGACGCCCGCACCACACGCGATCTGGCGCTGGCAGCCATCGAAGCCGGCGGCACTCTGGAGCAGCAAGTACAAACCCTCGGCCTGGGCATCAGCCACGACTATGCGCAGTTGCTCAAAGACCTGCGCATCCTGCCGCCACTCGATCACCCGGACCCGGCGCACCTGCTGGTCAGCGGCACCGGCCTGACCCATCTGGGCAGCGCTTCGGCCCGAGACAAAATGCACCAGCAGGCCGGCGACGAAGCAGCGATGACCGACACCATGCGCATCTTCAAATGGGGTGTGGAGGGCGGTAAACCGGCAGCGGGGCAGGCTGGTGTGCAGCCGGAATGGTTCTACAAGGGCGATGGCAGCATCGTCGTGCGTCCCGGCCAAGCGTTTCCGTTACCGCCATTTGCCGAAGATGCCGGCGAAGAGCCTGAGATGGCCGGTCTCTATGTCATCGGCCACGACGGCAAGCCCTATCGCATTGGCTTTGCGGTTGGCAACGAATTCTCCGACCACGTCATGGAGCGCAAGAATTACCTGTACCTGGCCCACTCGAAATTGCGCAGTTGCAGTTATGGCCCGGAACTTCGCGTCGGTGAGCTACCCCAACACCTTGCAGGCACCAGTCGCATCCTGCGTAACGGTGAAGTGTTGTGGCAGAACGAGTTTCTCAGCGGCGAGGCCAACATGTGCCACAGCCTGGCGAATCTTGAATACCACCACTTCAAGTACAGCCAGTTTTTACGTCCCGGCGACGTACACATTCACTTCTTCGGCACCGCGACACTGTCGTTCGCCGATGGCATCCGCACCCAACCGGGTGACGTATTCGAGATCAGCCAGGCCGAATTTGGTGCGCCGCTGGTCAATGGCATCGTCCCGGTGGAAGCCGTATTCCAACCGGGCAGCATCGGCACCCTTTAA
- a CDS encoding MFS transporter, translating to MSQELRLIRRITLKLIPFLILLYLIAYVDRSAVGFAKLHMGADIGIGDAAYGLGAGLFFIGYFLLEIPSNLMLERFGARRWFARIMITWGAITIGMAFVQGPHSFYVMRFLLGAAEAGFFPGVLYYITQWFPVRHRGKILGLFILSQPIAMMITGPVSGGLLGMDGILGLHGWQWLFIVIGTPAILLTWPVLRWLPDGPQQVKWMDQSEKDWLTGELKKDLQAYGQTRHGNPLHALKDKRVLLLALFYLPVTLSIYGLGLWLPTLIKQFGGSDLVTGFVSSVPYIFGIIGLLIVPRSSDRLNDRYGHLAVLYVLGAIGLFLSAWLSLPVAQLAALCLVAFALFSCTAVFWTLPGRFFAGASAAAGIALINSVGNLGGYIGPFVIGALKEYTGNLASGLYFLSGVMVFGLILTGVVYRVLESKHVLPVDQFAASARGATRT from the coding sequence ATGAGCCAGGAATTGCGGCTTATTCGCCGCATCACGCTAAAACTCATTCCCTTCCTGATCCTGCTGTACCTGATCGCCTATGTGGATCGCTCCGCCGTCGGCTTTGCCAAATTGCACATGGGCGCCGACATCGGCATCGGCGATGCGGCTTACGGCCTCGGCGCCGGGCTGTTCTTCATTGGTTATTTCCTCCTCGAAATCCCCAGCAATCTGATGCTCGAACGCTTCGGCGCGCGGCGCTGGTTCGCACGAATCATGATTACCTGGGGCGCCATCACCATCGGCATGGCGTTCGTCCAGGGCCCGCACAGTTTCTACGTGATGCGCTTTCTACTCGGCGCGGCGGAGGCGGGGTTCTTTCCCGGTGTTCTGTACTACATCACCCAATGGTTTCCGGTGCGCCATCGCGGCAAGATTCTTGGCCTGTTCATCCTCTCCCAACCGATCGCGATGATGATCACCGGCCCGGTGTCCGGCGGCTTGCTGGGCATGGACGGCATCCTCGGTCTGCATGGCTGGCAATGGCTGTTCATCGTCATCGGCACCCCGGCGATCCTGTTGACCTGGCCGGTGCTGCGCTGGCTGCCGGATGGCCCGCAACAAGTGAAATGGATGGATCAGTCTGAGAAAGACTGGCTGACCGGCGAGTTGAAAAAGGATCTGCAGGCATACGGCCAGACCCGCCATGGCAATCCGTTGCATGCGCTCAAAGACAAGCGCGTGTTACTGCTGGCGCTGTTTTACCTGCCGGTGACCCTGAGCATTTATGGCCTCGGTTTGTGGTTACCGACCCTGATCAAACAGTTTGGCGGCAGCGATCTGGTGACCGGTTTCGTGTCATCGGTGCCGTACATCTTCGGGATCATCGGCTTGCTGATTGTGCCGCGCAGTTCTGACCGTTTGAACGATCGCTACGGCCATCTGGCGGTGCTTTATGTGCTGGGCGCGATTGGCCTGTTTCTCAGTGCCTGGCTGTCGTTGCCGGTGGCGCAACTGGCGGCGCTGTGTCTGGTGGCGTTTGCGCTGTTCTCCTGCACGGCGGTGTTCTGGACCTTGCCGGGGCGGTTCTTTGCCGGCGCGAGTGCGGCGGCCGGGATTGCGTTGATCAACTCGGTGGGGAATCTGGGTGGGTACATCGGGCCGTTCGTGATCGGCGCGTTGAAGGAGTACACCGGGAATCTGGCGTCGGGATTGTATTTCCTCTCGGGGGTGATGGTGTTTGGCTTGATCCTGACGGGCGTTGTCTATCGCGTACTGGAAAGCAAACACGTGCTGCCGGTTGACCAGTTCGCCGCCAGCGCCCGAGGCGCTACCCGAACCTGA